In Metopolophium dirhodum isolate CAU chromosome 7, ASM1992520v1, whole genome shotgun sequence, one genomic interval encodes:
- the LOC132949523 gene encoding 33 kDa inner dynein arm light chain, axonemal, with product MGEKIVPLEMNLVRYSNPVAVTEREEKLTNKKLDGKDGLISNEKIKECDEILNCILPPREWEENGKQWRQKVSNQPATRMDVIKLTEMLDMSLQHLQARETGICPIRRALYSQCFDEIIRQVTINCAERGLLLLKVRDELKMTMDAYRSLYESSIAFGIRKSLSAEHNKLDMQDRLTELEVEKQKIKDDLATAIAKYEMAQRQGTEQRIAEQQRHNEEINFLKRSNQQLKAQLEGIIAPKK from the exons ATGGGAGAAAAAATAGTACCACTGGAGATGAATTTAGTACGCTACAGTAATCCAGTAGCAGTCACAGAACGCGAAGAAAAATTGACAAATAag aaactTGATGGAAAAGATGGTCTAAtatcaaatgaaaaaattaaagaatgtgatgaaattttaaattgtattctaccACCAAGAGAATGGGAAGAAAATGGAAAACAGTGGAGACAAAAAGTTTCAAATCAACCAGCTACTAGAATGGATGTAATCAAGTTGACAGAAATGTTAGATATGAGTTTGCAACATTTGCAGGCACGAGAAACGGGTATTTGTCCAATTAGAAGAGCTCTCTATTCTCAGTGTTTTGATGAAATAATCCGCCAG GTCACTATTAATTGTGCAGAACGAGGACTTTTGTTACTGAAAGTCCGtgatgaacttaaaatgacAATGGATGCTTACCGTTCATTATATGAAAGTAGTATAGCTTTTGGTATAAGGAAGTCATTGTCTGCAGAACATAATAAGCTAGACATGCAAGACCGATTAACTGAATTGGAAGtggaaaaacagaaaatcaagGATGACTTAGCAACAGCAATTGCAAAATATGAAATGGCTCAAAGACAAGGAACTGAACAACGTATAGCTGAACAACAAAGACACAATGAAGAGATAAATTTTCTTAAAAGATCCAACCAACAGTTAAAAGCTCAGCTTGAAGGAATTATAGCGCCAAAGAAATAG
- the LOC132949524 gene encoding transcription initiation factor TFIID subunit 13, whose product MATEDVFDQFDEEEQQVESQSFTKAGRKRLFSKELRCMMYGFGDDENPYTESVDILEDLVIEFITEMTHNAMEIGRSGRVQVEDIVFLVRKDAKKYARVKELLMMNEELKKARKAFDEGKFAGNEVPNNGNTSITK is encoded by the exons ATGGCTACGGAAGATGTATTTGATCAG TTTGACGAAGAAGAACAACAAGTAGAAAGTCAGTCATTTACAAAAGCTGGTCGAAAGCGACTTTTCTCAAAGGAATTACGTTGTATGATGTATGGTTTTGGTGATGATGAAAATCCATACACTGAAAGTGTTGACATACTTGAGGATCTAGTAATTGAGTTTATCACAGAAATG acTCATAATGCTATGGAAATTGGGCGGTCTGGACGGGTTCAAGTAGaagatattgtatttttagtgCGAAAAGATGCAAAAAAGTATGCTAGGGTCAAAGAATTGTTAATGATGAATGAAGAATTGAAAAAAGCACGGAAAGCATTCGATGAAGGAAAATTTGCGG gTAATGAAGTCCCAAACAATGGAAATACTAGTATCACTAAATAA